The Calditrichota bacterium genomic interval GAAGTGCCGCCGTACTTCTGAACCACGATATTTTTCAGGGTGTTATTCGAGTCCACCGGCATTGATCCAATCCTGTTTGAGTTGAAGTTCCTCTTGAACGGAGTCTTCCGCGTGTTCAAGCTTTTTGATTTCCAAACGTTCACTTTCAACAAAGTGCGTGTAGATTTCAGGTTTCAATTCATAGGCAATGGCCTTGAATTCTTCAGCGTAGCGTTCTTTCAAAAGACTGTAAACAAGGGAATCGTACGCCGTATGATTGCCATTTAGGATAAAATCCTCTATTGCAATCAAGTCGTCAATGTATTTGCGTTGATCCTTGAGATTCCAATGTTTTCCTGTGATAACATTTCGGATGAATTGTGACTTTACATGAGAATATTTTGCGATAGAATCCCGGACAGACCGGGTGTCTTCAGGAACAGACGGTTTCATGGTTGTCACCTCCTGATTTAGCCACCTGCGATTGCTGAAATCACGGTTACCTTATCGTTTTCTGAAATGGGTGTATCCAGTCCATTCAGAAAGCGGATGTCCTCATTATTGACGTAGACATTAATAAATCGACGCAATTGGTTTCGATCGTCGAAGATTTTTTCCTGGATTCCGGGATGTTTGGATTCCAGGTCGTCCAACAATTCGCGGACGGACGATCCGTTCAACAGGACCTCTGTTTGTCCCTGCGTCATTCGCCTGAAGGGCCGCGGTAATTTTACAGAAACTGCCATAGCAAAATCCCTTTCTTACGTTAGTTTGGCTCATTTTAGGACTTTTTCGAAATCATCATAGTCGGCATTGATAATGGGAATGGAGTATGTGGTCTCAGACAACA includes:
- a CDS encoding MoaD/ThiS family protein codes for the protein MAVSVKLPRPFRRMTQGQTEVLLNGSSVRELLDDLESKHPGIQEKIFDDRNQLRRFINVYVNNEDIRFLNGLDTPISENDKVTVISAIAGG